One Lucilia cuprina isolate Lc7/37 chromosome 4, ASM2204524v1, whole genome shotgun sequence DNA segment encodes these proteins:
- the LOC111690979 gene encoding uncharacterized protein LOC111690979, translated as MEIAIKPVNSPEKLTESPRIQDDEVVVIPAAEGAAKGPMVSPPGQQKQQQPQQKTKRKHRRGKPKAKNANKPYKKTNWRFQMPRINYSKCASAGGSGGCNRREKLQRSRSLVPYNTNKFLMEEHLAEVPSALLTPTGRTRDSSFSMDSEDNYFFSLPEDEEEFLTKEFANVYEKARVERLESLSKQELIEECLQIEDRYSKDQGNQRQQQLNIQRIAQEYMAKIRVLDDKVKELSRENHNLRCQLMRSAPFAAAAAASPPSATAPMGAACQPTPMDSSSEDSESDSSTSSSSSSSSSSSSNDERHQQVRRRRSCSSHSSLSEYNGYIENNYMHNNLAEERQGGDGLVNNNDQPTAAASPSQVEDDYERRQLLDDHMEDDDDVEGDDEYEENSPKVNGFHKEQHQPQLSVNLSPNVNRTIENNAGIQNVANNDNNGGNIAADVLVVERLQNISN; from the exons ATGGAAATAGCAATTAAACCAG TAAATTCTCCTGAAAAATTAACTGAATCCCCAAGAATCCAAGATGATGAGGTGGTAGTAATACCAGCAGCAGAGGGTGCTGCCAAAGGACCTATGGTTAGTCCTCCCGGTCAGCAGAAGCAGCAACAACCACAGCAAAAGACAAAACGGAAGCATAGACGCGGTAAACCCAAAGCAAAAAATGCCAATAAACCATATAAGAAAACCAATTGGAGATTTCAAATGCCACGAATCAACTACAGTAAATGTGCTTCGGCCGGCGGCAGTGGTGGTTGTAATCGTCGAGAAAAATTACAACGTTCACGCTCCTTAGTACCCTATAATACTAATAAATTTCTAATGGAAGAACATTTGGCAGAGGTGCCCAGTGCACTGCTAACACCCACAGGCCGTACAAGAGATTCTAGTTTTTCCATGGATTCGgaagataattattttttctctttaccAGAAGATGAAGAAGAATTTCTAACAAAAGAATTTGCTAATGTTTACGAAAAAGCTAGAGTGGAACGTTTAGAGAGTTTAAGTAAGCAGGAACTAATCgaggaatgtttacaaatagAAGATCGTTATTCCAAAGATCAGGGTAATCAGCGGCAACAGCAACTGAATATACAGCGTATAGCACAAGAATATATGGCGAAAATACGAGTATTAGATGATAAAGTTAAAGAGCTGTCAAGGGAGAATCAta aTTTACGCTGTCAATTAATGCGTTCAGCACCATTTGCAGCCGCAGCAGCAGCCTCACCACCCTCAGCTACAGCACCAATGGGTGCCGCCTGTCAACCTACCCCCATGGATTCATCCAGTGAGGACAGTGAAAGTGATAGTTCAACATCCAGTTCATCATCGTCCTCTTCATCATCGTCAAGCAATGATGAGCGCCATCAACAGGTGCGACGTCGACGTAGTTGTTCTTCACACAGTTCTTTAAGTGAGTATAATGgctatatagaaaataactaTATGCACAATAATCTAGCAGAAGAACGACAAGGAGGAGATGGTCTAGTAAACAATAATGATCaaccaacagcagcagcatcaccATCACAAGTAGAAGATGATTATGAACGTCGACAGTTATTGGACGATCATATggaggatgatgatgatgttgaaggTGATGATGAGTATGAGGAAAATTCACCCAAAGTTAATGGTTTTCATAAAGAACAACACCAGCCACAATTAAGTGTTAATTTATCACCAAATGTAAATAGAACCATTGAAAATAATGCTGGCATTCAAAATGTTgctaataatgataataatggtGGTAATATTGCTGCAGATGTTTTAGTAGTAGAAcgcttacaaaatatttcaaactag